The Lepeophtheirus salmonis chromosome 1, UVic_Lsal_1.4, whole genome shotgun sequence genome has a segment encoding these proteins:
- the Faa gene encoding fumarylacetoacetase isoform X1 translates to MRYYLREREHLRVHHPVIISSVILGESKRRRMREAGSLKMSFVQVDKDSHFSYQNLPYGIFSTPETPKKRIGVAIGAYVLDVSKLWNRFKGPFMNAEAQKVLGEAETLNALMGLTPEHWVETRAVIKGLLSSDDPLSIKNERDNYLIPMDKVTMHLPAQIGDYTDFYSSIDHATNVGTMFRGKENALMPNWKHLPVGYHGRSSSVVVSGTPIRRPNGQTKPVETEPPQFGPCKLLDFELEMAFFVGGPTNELGKPISIEKAQDRIFGMVVMNDWSARDIQKWEYVPLGPFLAKNMGTTISPWVVPIEAMKPFLTENYPQDPAPLPYLRHNDSFNFDIKLQVSIKPEGASKEDVVTKSNFKFMYWTMKQQLAHHSATGCNMRPGDLLASGTISGPEESSYGSMLELSWKGSKTVKLESSGEERKFIKDGDVVNVSGFCQGNGYRVGFGDCWGKVLPANPL, encoded by the exons CTTTTGTTCAAGTTGATAAAGATTCCCATTTCTCTTACCAGAATTTGCCATATGGTATATTCTCTACTCCTGAGACACCAAAGAAACGGATCGGTGTTGCCATTGGGGCCTACGTTTTGGATGTGAGCAAATTATGGAATCGATTCAAAGGTCCCTTCATGAACGCAGAGGCTCAGAAAGTTCTTGGGGAAGCCGAGACGTTAAATGCATTGATGGGGTTGACGCCTGAGCATTGGGTAGAGACGAGAGCTGTAATTAAGGGTCTTTTATCCTCAGATGATCCGttgtcaattaaaaatgaacgGGATAATTATCTCATTCCTATGGATAAGGTCACTATGCATTTACCGGCTCAAATCGGAGATTATACAGACTTTTATTCCTCTATTGATCATGCCACTAATGTGGGAACAATGTtcag AGGAAAGGAAAATGCTCTCATGCCTAATTGGAAGCATTTACCTGTTGGATATCATGGTCGATCCAGTTCTGTTGTTGTCTCAGGAACGCCAATCAGACGACCCAATGGACAAACAAAACCTGTAGAGACTGAACCTCCTCAATTTGGCCCATGTAAACTACTTGATTTCGAATTAGAAATGGCTTTCTTTGTCGGTGGTCCAACTAACGAACTAGGAAAGCCTATTTCCATCGAAAAAGCCCAGGATCGAATCTTTGGAATGGTGGTTATGAATGATTGGAGTGCAAGAGATATTCAAAAATGGGAATACGTACCACTTGGTCCTTTCCTTGCTAAAAATATGGGCACAACCATTTCACCCTGGGTTGTTCCCATTGAGGCAATGAAACCCTTCTTGACTGAAAATTACCCTCAAGACCCTGCTCCACTTCCCTATCTTAGACATAATGActcttttaattttgatattaagtTGCAAGTCTCCATCAAACCTGAAGGTGCATCTAAGGAAGACGTTGTTactaaatctaattttaaattcatgtaCTGGACAATGAAGCAGCAATTGGCTCATCACTCCGCCACTGGGTGCAATATGAGACCAGGAGATCTCTTGGCCTCCGGAACCATTTCTGGGCCT GAAGAGAGTTCTTATGGTTCTATGCTAGAGCTTTCCTGGAAGGGATCCAAAACTGTCAAGCTTGAGTCCTCTGGTGAGGAAAGAAAGTTTATCAAAGATGGTGATGTAGTCAATGTAAGTGGTTTTTGCCAAGGGAATGGATATAGGGTGGGATTTGGTGACTGCTGGGGAAAAGTTCTTCCAGCTAACCCACTCTAA
- the Faa gene encoding fumarylacetoacetase isoform X2: protein MSFVQVDKDSHFSYQNLPYGIFSTPETPKKRIGVAIGAYVLDVSKLWNRFKGPFMNAEAQKVLGEAETLNALMGLTPEHWVETRAVIKGLLSSDDPLSIKNERDNYLIPMDKVTMHLPAQIGDYTDFYSSIDHATNVGTMFRGKENALMPNWKHLPVGYHGRSSSVVVSGTPIRRPNGQTKPVETEPPQFGPCKLLDFELEMAFFVGGPTNELGKPISIEKAQDRIFGMVVMNDWSARDIQKWEYVPLGPFLAKNMGTTISPWVVPIEAMKPFLTENYPQDPAPLPYLRHNDSFNFDIKLQVSIKPEGASKEDVVTKSNFKFMYWTMKQQLAHHSATGCNMRPGDLLASGTISGPEESSYGSMLELSWKGSKTVKLESSGEERKFIKDGDVVNVSGFCQGNGYRVGFGDCWGKVLPANPL from the exons CTTTTGTTCAAGTTGATAAAGATTCCCATTTCTCTTACCAGAATTTGCCATATGGTATATTCTCTACTCCTGAGACACCAAAGAAACGGATCGGTGTTGCCATTGGGGCCTACGTTTTGGATGTGAGCAAATTATGGAATCGATTCAAAGGTCCCTTCATGAACGCAGAGGCTCAGAAAGTTCTTGGGGAAGCCGAGACGTTAAATGCATTGATGGGGTTGACGCCTGAGCATTGGGTAGAGACGAGAGCTGTAATTAAGGGTCTTTTATCCTCAGATGATCCGttgtcaattaaaaatgaacgGGATAATTATCTCATTCCTATGGATAAGGTCACTATGCATTTACCGGCTCAAATCGGAGATTATACAGACTTTTATTCCTCTATTGATCATGCCACTAATGTGGGAACAATGTtcag AGGAAAGGAAAATGCTCTCATGCCTAATTGGAAGCATTTACCTGTTGGATATCATGGTCGATCCAGTTCTGTTGTTGTCTCAGGAACGCCAATCAGACGACCCAATGGACAAACAAAACCTGTAGAGACTGAACCTCCTCAATTTGGCCCATGTAAACTACTTGATTTCGAATTAGAAATGGCTTTCTTTGTCGGTGGTCCAACTAACGAACTAGGAAAGCCTATTTCCATCGAAAAAGCCCAGGATCGAATCTTTGGAATGGTGGTTATGAATGATTGGAGTGCAAGAGATATTCAAAAATGGGAATACGTACCACTTGGTCCTTTCCTTGCTAAAAATATGGGCACAACCATTTCACCCTGGGTTGTTCCCATTGAGGCAATGAAACCCTTCTTGACTGAAAATTACCCTCAAGACCCTGCTCCACTTCCCTATCTTAGACATAATGActcttttaattttgatattaagtTGCAAGTCTCCATCAAACCTGAAGGTGCATCTAAGGAAGACGTTGTTactaaatctaattttaaattcatgtaCTGGACAATGAAGCAGCAATTGGCTCATCACTCCGCCACTGGGTGCAATATGAGACCAGGAGATCTCTTGGCCTCCGGAACCATTTCTGGGCCT GAAGAGAGTTCTTATGGTTCTATGCTAGAGCTTTCCTGGAAGGGATCCAAAACTGTCAAGCTTGAGTCCTCTGGTGAGGAAAGAAAGTTTATCAAAGATGGTGATGTAGTCAATGTAAGTGGTTTTTGCCAAGGGAATGGATATAGGGTGGGATTTGGTGACTGCTGGGGAAAAGTTCTTCCAGCTAACCCACTCTAA
- the LOC121123505 gene encoding valine--tRNA ligase, mitochondrial, producing the protein MNLLRANIRCLSRLPKDISGPFPSSYIVKDVEKHWYDWWERSGLFAPRKTERELSKTFSLLLPPPNVTGTLHLGHALTVTIQDTLSRWHRMCGDSVLWIPGSDHAGIATQAVVEKHLKATQDLQRTDMSREDFVKEIEAWKTEKGGVILDQLRSLGASLDWRNEYFTLDSRRTLAVNEAFLRLYDKGLIYRGNFLVNLSCDLSSTVSDIEVEWINIDGKRSISVPGYDKPIPFGIMYDVAYKLTDGSGEIVISTTRPETIPGDVAVAVNPNDPRYLKYIGSRLQHPLCPGRTLPIIADNYVSMELGTGALKITPGHDQNDYDIGQRHDLPILNIIDNRGRIDFPSDPDIHEIPRFTARKVVIQKLESQGLLRGVCTEHAMKLPKCSRSGDIIEKVIKPQWFIKTKDMYERAKVLSENSSLILSPNQFKKIWSKWLSNEMDWCISRQLWWGHRIPMWHCCFDNGSKEWIPGRNEEEVRSKLKDRKLISLKQDPDVLDTWFSSALLPISSLGWPHSDSNDLQKYYPLSIMETGHDILFFWVARMVMLCTELTHQLPFDNVLLHGLICDAQGRKMSKSLGNVVDPYNVINGTSLSDMVSNIGNNQKLGYISSSEAQKAITGLKKDFPQGIPHIGTDGLRFGLLSYDVTGEMINLDINLIKSSGAFCNKMWQMSRFFVMALDKRDGNSSSNTVHNYNLEDKWILSCTAEAVNAVNSALRTNNFLSATRTLRSFLYGEVCDVYIEIIKSILSDPSHPEFEMKLKVLENVILTGMKLIHPFCPFISEEIYQRIRQKICFEQEDISSVMTHSYPTSEEWNQSINNEVNASMKQSLSIVTYIRASKKLYNLTNKDRPNVSIYTQNYKNLQAFKDIIQILSYTGEVSVVTLSSSNETLGWSESTIPETGDIIKLEGTLNVSKEIQRIEERELKLQRDVTKYQAQLQNWRKQEKARTKLDQIAKEMEGLREKRQQLERLNSR; encoded by the exons ATGAATTTACTACGAGCAAACATCCGTTGCTTATCGCGGCTTCCCAAGGATATATCCGGCCCTTTTCCCTCTAGTTACATAGTAAAGGATGTAGAAAAACATTGGTATGATTGGTGGGAGCGTTCTGGACTCTTTGCTCCACGAAAGACGGAAAGGGAGTTGTCCAAGACGTTTTCTCTCCTTCTCCCTCCGCCAAATGTGACCGGAACGCTTCATTTGGGGCATGCACTCACTGTTACGATTCAAGACACACTCTCCCGATGGCATCGTATGTGTGGGGATTCTGTTCTTTGGATACCGGGATCAGATCATGCTGGGATTGCAACCCAGGCTGTGGTTGAGAAACATCTTAAAGCAACTCAAGACCTTCAACGAACAGACATGAGTCGAGAGGATTTTGTTAAAGAGATTGAGGCATGGAAAACAGAGAAAGGAGGAGTCATTCTAGATCAACTTCGATCTCTTGGAGCATCACTAGATTGGAGAAATGAATACTTTACTCTAGACTCACGAAGAACTCTTGCCGTCAATGAAGCTTTCCTTAGACTCTATGACAAGGGTCTTATTTACAGAGGAAATTTCCTAGTTAATTTATCTTGTGATTTATCTTCCACTGTCTCTGATATTGAGGTAGAATGGATCAATATTGATGGGAAAAGGAGTATATCTGTGCCGGGATATGACAAACCTATTCCCTTTGGGATCATGTATGATGTTGCCTATAAACTAACAGATGGAAGTGGGGAAATTGTCATTTCTACAACGCGTCCTGAAACAATTCCTGGTGATGTTGCTGTTGCAGTTAATCCGAACGACCCtcgatatttaaaatacattggtTCCAG ACTTCAACATCCACTCTGCCCTGGACGTACTCTACCCATCATCGCCGATAATTATGTGAGTATGGAATTGGGTACAGGAGCTCTTAAAATTACACCCGGCCACGATCAAAATGACTATGACATAGGACAAAGGCATGATCTTcctatattgaatattattgataatagaGGACGTATAGATTTCCCCAGTGATCCGGACATTCATGAAATACCTCGGTTTACTGCTCGTAAAGTTGTGATACAAAAGTTGGAGAGCCAAGGACTACTACGTGGTGTTTGTACTGAGCATGCAATGAAATTACCCAAATGCTCTCGTAGTGGagatattattgaaaaagttatcaaaCCCCAGTGGTTCATCAAAACTAAGGATATGTATGAGAGGGCAAAAGTTCTGAGCGAAAATTCTTCTCTCATATTATCAcccaatcaatttaaaaaaatttggtcaaAATGGCTTAGTAATGAAAT GGACTGGTGTATTTCAAGACAGCTTTGGTGGGGACATCGGATACCCATGTGGCATTGTTGTTTTGATAATGGTTCAAAAGAATGGATTCCTGGAAGAAATGAAGAAGAAGTTAGGAGTAAACTGAAGGATAGGAAGTTAATATCCCTGAAACAAGACCCTGATGTTCTGGATACTTGGTTCTCTTCTGCTCTACTTCCAATATCCAGTTTGGGTTGGCCTCATagt GATAGTAATGATCTTCAAAAGTATTATCCGCTTTCCATCATGGAGACGGGTCatgatatattattcttttgggTGGCAAGAATGGTTATGCTTTGCACAGAGTTGACACATCAGCTACCCTTtgat aacgtATTATTACACGGCTTGATTTGTGATGCTCAGGGCCGGAAAATGTCCAAAAGCTTGGGAAATGTAGTCGATCCTTACAATGTCATAAATGGAACATCTCTGTCT GACATGGTTTCAAATATTGGAAACAATCAGAAGTTAGGATACATATCCTCATCTGAAGCTCAAAAAGCTATTACGGGATTGAAAAAAGACTTTCCACAAGGAATACCTCACATTGGGACGGATGGGCTTCGGTTCGGTCTATTATCATACGACGTTACGG GTGAAATGATAAATcttgatattaatttaattaaaagtagcGGAgcattttgtaacaaaatgtGGCAAATGAGTCGATTTTTTGTAATGGCTTTGGATAAACGTGATGGTAACAGTTCCTCTAATACcgtccataattataatttggaaGATAAATGGATCCTCAGTTGTACTGCTGAGGCTGTAAACGCAGTTAACTCAGCATTAAGAACTAATAATTTTCTTTCGGCCACGAGGACACTGAGGTCATTTCTTTATGGTGAAGTTTGCGATGTTTATATT gagataatCAAGTCGATTCTATCTGATCCCTCCCATCCagaatttgaaatgaaattaaaagtaCTAGAGAATGTAATCCTTACAGGCATGAAACTAATTCACCCATTCTGTCCATTTATTTCGGAAgaaatttatcaaagaatacgccaaaaaatttgttttgagcAGGAAGACATTTCCTCAGTTATGACTCATTCATATCCAACTTCGGAAGAATGGAATCAATCAATAAACAATGAAGTAAATGCATCAATGAAGCAGTCCCTATCAATTGTAACCTATATTAGAGCTTCAAAAAAGCTTTACAATCTCACAAATAAGGATCGCCCTAACGTCAGTATCTATactcaaaactataaaaatcttCAAGCTTTTAAAGACATCATACAGATTTTAAGTTACACTGGTGAAGTGAGCGTTGTTACCTTGTCTAGTTCAAATGAAACCCTGGGTTGGTCTGAGAGTACGATTCCAGAAACGGGAGATATAATTAAGCTAGAAGGGACTTTGAATGTGAGCAAGGAGATACAAAGAATTGAAGAGAGGGAACTTAAATTGCAGCGTGATGTAACAAAGTATCAAGCACAGCTCCAAAATTGGAGGAAACAAGAAAAGGCTCGTACTAAACTAGATCAAATAGCAAAAGAAATGGAGGGGCTTCGAGAGAAGCGACAACAATTGGAACGACTCAACTCAAGATAG
- the LOC121123570 gene encoding transcription initiation factor IIA subunit 1 codes for MSERTVTSAASLYHSVIADVVNAVREPFLDDGVDENVLQELKTLWSNKLDASKTIEPPQPPAPPPPPSKSATEALLESKLAASRNSGASAPPPSMPHSSSGTIGQQLVITDPNRLVPVQITIPAQPGNPNSVPRSITVHVPAHALQQNGPTSAMLQRVLTQAITKALTLPETHSAVFLQNQINTAFKLT; via the exons ATGAGTGAGAGAACAGTCACCTCAGCTGCAAGTTTATATCATTCTGTGATTGCTGATGTGGTCAATGCAGTACGAGAACCTTTCCTGGACGATGGTGTTGACGAAAACGTTCTCCAAGAGCTTAAAACCCTGTGGTCCAACAAATTAGATGCTTCTAAAACCATAGAGCCC cctCAGCCCCCAGCGCCTCCTCCACCTCCATCCAAGTCGGCCACAGAAGCACTCCTGGAATCTAAACTTGCTGCTAGTCGTAACTCAGGTGCTTCCGCGCCACCTCCAAGTATGCCTCACTCATCTTCAGGCACGATAGGACAGCAATTGGTCATTACAGATCCCAATCGACTCGTTCCCGTACAAATAACTATTCCTGCTCAACCCGGGAATCCTAACTCTGTTCCACGCTCCATTACAGTTCATGTACCTGCTCATGCACTTCAACAAAATGGTCCAACAAGTGCCATGCTTCAACGAGTTCTTACACAAGCTATTACTAAAGCCTTAACTCTTCCTGAAACGCATTCTGcagtatttcttcaaaatcagATCAACACTGCATTTAAACTGACGTGA
- the LOC121123516 gene encoding puromycin-sensitive aminopeptidase, with amino-acid sequence MSKTNYFLLSRVVMKITANGVEHKWDRNEDLSRLPGHVTPLNYKLYFDFQLPDHFSYKGNVEIEVNVSKASSIIWLHSVGLSLGDVCFNEESGVKHKCIEVKTIKKKGVVGLIFLSSISGNGSLHIHFTGNIKRETLNGIYENPFVNEDGDVSTGVCTLFAATEARSGFPCFDEPALKATFDLRVSSHTYLKTVLSNMPVKDTIENISKSEYKVTTFERTPLMSTYLLCIVLGHYDRIKASLGSTLISVYTPLKRKDQGTFPLEVAIKCVEFFSSYFDVPYSLPKLDLIAVSRLSVGAMENWGLITYRESGLLVDQNHTAPSHRQKIASLVSHEISHQWFGNLVTMSWWSDLWLNEGLATFVQYIGVRDLFPDYPALPDQFCVNTSVPALRQDALESSHPIRVSIKESSEISSAFDRITYCKGASVIFMLHNYLGELTFRDGMRLYVKKYSFSNAETEDLWECLSEATGRKINVENIMREWTTLKGYPLVRVSCLESESDSTSIVLNQIPFTSNDAQENEIIWNIPITIHSYSPSNGLDSRSILLDSKEIELKFDSLDLSDQNSFIQINPDFSGFFRTAYSERLSKALSKNISEIQSPVGRLCLIDDRVSMIMADGGSTVRLLEMISSLRETETSFVVWQNICGFFFVLRTFFDDFSKAESDMFDRFCIYIMEPCLEKIKTGGFVSNNHHPDAMLYSTLIGQVGTRGHKKVHEEVSKALKGHLDGTSIIPAALRNSHFKIAASSGCVNLSQMLSLYRDTDLIEEKNRVLYAMGYFKDENVLSQVLDFSLSSEVQPQESLVAICSVCANKHGYRLVWSFFTANFDKFVERYGRGLFLMERLLKAVTESFCTESDLKKVREFFIKKSTSLEGFERNISQAEETIRLNITLKNRDLEGVKDFLYNWHSNIN; translated from the exons ATGTCTAAAacgaattattttcttctttctcgAGTAGTAATGAAGATCACGGCCAATGGAGTTGAACACAAGTGGGATCGAAATGAGGACTTATCTAGACTTCCTGGACATGTAACCCCtctaaattacaaattatactttGATTTCCAACTACCAGATCACTTTTCCTACAAAGGAAATGTTGAGATTGAAGTTAATGTCTCTAAGGCCTCATCCATCATATGGCTTCATTCCGTGGGCCTTAGTCTTGGAGATGTTTGTTTTAATGAAGAGAGCGGAGTCAAACATAAATGTATTGAGGTGAAGACTATCAAGAAAAAGGGGGTGGTaggccttatttttttatcttccatCTCTGGTAATGGGTCCCTTCACATTCACTTCACTGGTAATATCAAAAGAGAAACCCTGAATGGAATTTACGAAAATCCCTTTGTCAATGAAGATGGGGATGTGAGTACTGGTGTTTGTACTCTATTTGCGGCCACAGAGGCACGCTCTGGGTTTCCTTGTTTTGATGAACCTGCATTAAAAGCTACATTTGATCTGAGAGTTTCTTCTCATACTTACTTAAAGACTGTTCTCTCGAATATGCCTGTGAAAGATACTATTGAAAATATCTCAAAGTCAGAGTATAAGGTAACTACTTTCGAAAGAACTCCTCTCATGTCAACGTATCTACTCTGTATAGTACTTGGTCACTATGATCGTATCAAGGCTTCTCTTGGAAGTACACTCATATCCGTCTATACTCCTCTCAAAAGAAAGGACCAGGGTACGTTTCCCTTGGAAGTGGCCATAAAATGTGTTGAATTCTTTTCATCCTACTTTGATGTACCTTATTCCCTACCAAAATTGGATCTCATTGCCGTAAGTCGGCTCAGCGTTGGTGCTATGGAAAATTGGGGTCTTATTACGTATAGAGAAAGTGGTCTTTTGGTTGATCAAAACCACACAGCTCCATCTCATCGACAAAAAATAGCTTCACTTGTTTCCCATGAAATAAGTCATCAGTGGTTTGGGAATCTTGTGACCATGTCATGGTGGTCAGATCTATGGCTCAATGAGGGTCTTGCCACCTTTGTGCAGTATATTGGTGTTCGGGATCTCTTTCCTGACTATCCTGCTCTTCCAGATCAATTTTGTGTCAACACGAGTGTTCCTGCTCTAAGACAAGATGCATTGGAAAGCTCTCATCCTATACGCGTATCGATAAAGGAGTCATCAGAAATTTCCTCTGCGTTTGATAGAATAACGTATTGTAAGGGAGCTTCTGTCATATTCATGCTTCACAATTACCTTGGAGAACTTACGTTTCGTGATGGAATGAGACTTTATGTCAAGAAGTATTCTTTTAGCAATGCTGAAACTGAGGATCTATGGGAGTGTTTGTCAGAGGCAACaggaagaaaaattaatgttgagAACATTATGAGAGAATGGACGACTCTAAAAGGATATCCTCTTGTTCGGGTATCCTGTCTTGAGTCTGAGTCCGATTCCACATCCATTGTTTTGAACCAAATTCCATTCACATCTAATGACGCACAAGAAAATGAAATCATTTGGAATATCCCAATAACGATTCATTCATACAGTCCTTCCAACGGCTTAGATTCTCGCTCTATTTTACTTGACTCCAAGGAAATTGAGCTTAAGTTTGACTCTTTAGATCTGAGTGATCAGAATTCGTTTATACAAATCAATCCTGACTTTAGTGGTTTCTTTCGAACTGCCTACTCTGAGCGGTTGAGTAAGgctttatccaaaaatatttcagaaattcAAAGCCCGGTAGGTAGACTTTGTCTCATCGACGATCGTGTTTCAATGATTATGGCAGATGGTGGATCCACTGTTCGACTCCTCGAAATGATATCATCTCTTAGAGAAACCGAAACAAGTTTTGTCGTATGGCAAAATATTTGCggcttcttttttgttttaaggacattttttgatgatttttcgAAAGCGGAATCGGATATGTTTGatagattttgtatttatatcatGGAGCCTTGTCTCGAAAAGATTAAAACCGGTGGCTTTGTCTCT aATAATCATCATCCGGACGCTATGCTTTATTCAACACTAATTGGGCAAGTGGGAACGAGAGGTCACAAAAAGGTCCATGAAGAAGTATCTAAAGCTTTAAAAGGCCATTTGGATGGAACATCCATAATTCCAGCAGCACTTAGAAACTCGCATTTCAAGATAGCAGCATCCTCTGGATGTGTAAATCTTTCACAAATGCTAAGTCTATATCGCGACACGGatttgattgaagaaaaaaatcgggTTCTATATGCGATGGgttattttaaagatgaaaatgtACTTTCTCAAGTCCTGGACTTCTCACTCTCATCTGAAGTTCAGCCTCAAGAATCTCTAGTGGCAATTTGCTCAGTTTGTGCAAATAAGCATGGATACCGTCTGGTATGGTCATTCTTCACAGCAAATTTTGAT AAATTTGTGGAACGTTATGGAAGAGGACTGTTCCTCATGGAGCGTCTATTAAAGGCAGTGACTGAGAGTTTTTGCACTGAATCGGATCTGAAAAAGGTACGAGAGTTCTTCATAAAGAAAAGCACCTCCTTGGAAGGCTTTGAGCGTAACATTAGTCAAGCAGAAGAGACGATTAGACTGAATATCACCCTTAAGAATCGGGACTTGGAGGGTGTTAaagactttttatataattggcACTCGAATATTAATTGa
- the LOC121123526 gene encoding protein ST7 homolog: protein MFFLYPLHKLKDYIVWSWRYLWAVWSLLVVFVCYYLRGPLKIGENLSMATMFLSTLTPKFYVALTGTSSLISGLILIFEWWYYRRYGTSFIEQVSLNHISPWLGGGDPNDANGNLNAASNGTGSGGGNNSGGAGSSTSGSTVPECKVWRNPLNLFRGAEYQRFQNTTKKEPLTYYDMNLSAQDHQTFFTCEADAGKPEYELMQTAWRERNTEARIKAAKEAIASNPECATGYILLAEEEATDIVEAEAKFREAYRIAEQNHRRSQQLQHQNAMLESQHRRDTNVMIYIRRRLAMCARKLGRLKDAVKMFKDLTKEVPPIMNVLNIHENLLEALLEMGNYADVQAVLAKYDDFSLPKSAAICYTAALLKARSVADKFSADVAGRRGLSGSEMSAVEAVHRAVEFNPHVPKYLLEKKPIILPPEHVLKRGDSEAVSYSFFHLQHWKRVAGALTLLHCTWEGTFRLIPYPLEKGHLFYPYPSCTECADRELLPSFHTVSVYPKKELPFFILFTAGLCSFTALLALLTHQYPESMGVVAKTVIAWIATPLQYLIEKIDVLIPTSFLHILSKI, encoded by the exons ATGTTCTTTCTATACCCACTCCATAAATTAAAGGATTACATCGTTTGGTCCTGGAGGTATCTCTGGGCTGTGTGGTCTCTTTTG GTTGTATTTGTGTGTTATTATCTACGTGGTCCTCTTAAAATAGGCGAAAACTTGAGCATGGCGACAATGTTTCTGTCCACTTTGACCCCCAAGTTCTATGTTGCCTTAACAGGGACTTCAAGTCTTATATCGGGTCTCATCCTTATTTTCGAATGGTGGTACTATCGCCG CTATGGAACGTCCTTTATCGAACAAGTCTCTCTCAATCATATTAGTCCATGGTTGGGAGGCGGGGATCCCAACGATGCGAATGGAAACCTCAATGCTGCTTCAAATGGGACTGGCTCTGGAGGAGGGAATAACTCGGGAGGGGCAGGAAGTTCCACCTCAGGAAGTACGGTTCCAGAGTGTAAAGTGTGGCGAAATCCACTCAATCTATTCCGAGGTGCAGAATATCAACGCTTTCAGAATACCACGAAAAAAGAACCTCTTACTTACTATGATATGAATTTATCAGCCCAGGATCATCAGACTTTTTTCACTTGTGAAGCTGATGCgg GAAAGCCGGAGTATGAACTCATGCAAACAGCTTGGCGAGAAAGAAATACAGAAGCACGAATTAAAGCAGCGAAAGAAGCCATTGCATCTAATCCTGAATGTGCTACAGGCTATATACTGTTGGCGGAGGAAGAGGCCACTGACATTGTGGAAGCTGAAGCAAAGTTTAGAGAAGCCTATCGAATAGCTGAGCAAAATCATAGAAGGTCTCAACAG ttgcAACATCAAAATGCCATGTTGGAATCTCAACATCGTAGAGATACAAATGTCATGATATATATACGAAGAAGGTTGGCCATGTGTGCTCGGAAATTGGGTCGTCTAAAAgat gCTGTGAAAATGTTTAAAGACTTGACGAAAGAGGTACCTCCAATCATGAACGTCCTTAATATCCATGAAAATCTCTTAGAAGCTCTTTTAGAAATGGGCAATTATGCAGATGTTCAGGCTGTGTTAGCAAAATACGACGACTTTTCTCTTCCAAAGTCAGCAGCTATCTGTTACACTGCTGCTCTTCTGAAAGCAAGATCTGTAGCTGATAAATTTTCGGCAGATGTAGCAGGTCGTCGAGGTTTATCAGGATCAGAAATGTCAGCCGTGGAGGCAGTTCATCGTGCTGTCGAATTCAATCCTCATGTACCGAAATATTTGCTTGAGAAGAAACCTATTATCTTACCACCTGAGCATGTACTTAAAAGAGGAGACTCTGAAGCGGTTTCCTATTCCTTTTTCCATCTTCAGCATTGGAAGCGTGTGGCTGGAGCTCTCACTCTTCTACATTGTACATGGGAAGGGACTTTCCGTCTTATTCCCTATCCTCTTGAAAAGGGACATCTCTTTTACCCATATCCAAGTTGTACAGAGTGTGCCGATAGGGAGCTTCTACCCTCTTTTCATACTGTATCTGTTTATCCGAAGAAGGAACTCCCCTTTTTTATTCTCTTCACTGCTGGTTTATGCTCTTTCACAGCCCTACTTGCTCTTCTCACTCACCAATATCCCGAATCCATGGGGGTTGTGGCCAAGACAGTCATTGCCTGGATCGCTACTCCACTTCAATATctcattgaaaaaattgatgttcTCATACCTACttcttttcttcatattttgtcCAAGATTTAA